A section of the Corynebacterium auris genome encodes:
- a CDS encoding SMI1/KNR4 family protein, with product MTDYSTLFEYPAQPADEQRIREIEHGLGRRLPDDYTRLLSQTGGGSLSMNTCYLPEIELPDGDVIEVAVDSIYGNGTTSNNSNVDLLEQAAFLMEEWEIPREVLLCADSEDGMHQCFVINYDLAEFPAGSVLYLDTDPDGAKVLVADSFDDFLAQLEPYPSASEAEEVSQDGIGIKGVRYGALSQPLQQALAATPTPDMEQLLRKATEPITNSTGVAITGDTPEGLTFYDVVYWLVQHVEPQNDPRTYGRWGREGQELTFGDLMGDSFTVPGQKYGGVGYTLGSIITWWNRRVKEGVLTETENGYIMDESYINQVLDRLRQN from the coding sequence ATGACCGACTACAGCACTCTTTTTGAATACCCGGCACAGCCAGCAGATGAACAGCGCATCCGTGAAATCGAGCACGGCCTGGGCCGTCGCCTGCCGGATGACTACACACGTCTCCTCTCTCAGACAGGGGGAGGGTCCCTGAGCATGAACACCTGCTACCTCCCAGAGATAGAACTTCCCGACGGTGACGTGATCGAGGTTGCCGTAGACAGCATCTACGGCAACGGAACGACCTCCAACAACTCGAATGTCGACTTGCTAGAGCAGGCAGCCTTCTTGATGGAGGAATGGGAAATCCCCCGTGAGGTCCTGCTATGCGCGGACAGCGAAGACGGCATGCACCAGTGCTTTGTCATCAACTACGACTTGGCTGAGTTTCCAGCAGGATCAGTACTGTATCTCGACACCGACCCCGACGGTGCAAAAGTACTAGTCGCAGACTCATTCGACGACTTCCTGGCCCAACTTGAACCATACCCCTCCGCTAGTGAGGCAGAAGAAGTCAGCCAGGACGGCATCGGCATCAAAGGAGTGCGATACGGCGCACTGTCCCAGCCACTCCAGCAAGCACTAGCCGCCACCCCAACACCAGATATGGAACAGTTGCTGCGCAAGGCGACTGAGCCGATCACAAATTCCACAGGGGTAGCGATTACCGGAGATACGCCAGAAGGCCTCACCTTTTACGACGTGGTGTACTGGCTCGTCCAGCACGTTGAACCGCAAAACGATCCCAGGACATATGGCCGTTGGGGGCGCGAAGGGCAGGAACTGACATTCGGGGATTTAATGGGCGACTCATTCACAGTCCCTGGCCAGAAGTACGGCGGGGTAGGCTACACATTGGGGTCAATCATTACGTGGTGGAATCGCCGGGTTAAAGAGGGCGTTCTGACAGAGACAGAAAACGGCTACATCATGGATGAAAGCTACATCAACCAGGTTCTCGATCGCCTTCGCCAGAATTAA
- a CDS encoding SMI1/KNR4 family protein translates to MTFSKFFSEPAEPADDARLAEIEHAIGRKLPDDYRALIKETGGGTLKLDKCVMPGLPEGVGGLATDDIFGNGSTRTGLPLDLATDATYLMEEWEIPEEVLLFATTEDGMHNCFVINYDLPDYPAGVILHLDTDPGGKMTQVADSVTDFFTKLEPYNRDDEEDSPSAGQEGMGIKGVWHGKLSDDLTRAIAATPTPDMEYLLRKAVAPLANSFGLSMMHNSNEGRRFQDLLYWVAQHVQPHPDPLTYMGLSTTILTPNMYTLIGKSFLADGQKYGFIWNQPTVEWWWKIRVEYNIMTETPAGYIIDEDYINTIIENLRKEDPITEV, encoded by the coding sequence ATGACCTTTTCCAAATTCTTTTCTGAACCCGCTGAACCGGCTGACGATGCCCGCCTCGCCGAGATCGAGCATGCCATCGGCAGAAAACTGCCCGACGACTACCGGGCCTTGATCAAAGAAACCGGCGGCGGCACCCTCAAACTCGACAAGTGCGTCATGCCGGGCCTCCCCGAAGGGGTCGGAGGCCTGGCAACCGACGACATCTTCGGCAACGGCAGCACACGTACCGGCCTCCCCCTCGATCTGGCCACCGATGCCACCTACCTCATGGAGGAATGGGAAATCCCCGAGGAGGTTCTCCTGTTCGCCACCACCGAAGATGGCATGCACAACTGCTTCGTCATCAACTACGACCTCCCCGACTACCCCGCAGGGGTTATTCTGCACCTCGACACCGACCCCGGCGGGAAAATGACCCAGGTCGCCGACTCCGTCACCGACTTTTTCACCAAACTCGAACCCTACAACCGAGATGACGAAGAAGACTCCCCAAGCGCAGGCCAAGAGGGGATGGGAATCAAAGGCGTGTGGCACGGAAAACTTTCCGATGACCTCACCCGCGCCATCGCCGCAACTCCCACCCCCGACATGGAATACCTACTGCGTAAAGCAGTCGCACCCCTAGCCAACTCATTTGGGCTCAGTATGATGCACAACAGTAACGAGGGGAGGCGATTTCAAGACCTTCTTTACTGGGTGGCGCAACACGTCCAACCGCACCCAGATCCACTGACCTACATGGGACTAAGCACCACCATTCTCACCCCTAACATGTACACGTTGATCGGCAAATCCTTCCTCGCCGACGGTCAAAAATACGGCTTCATTTGGAACCAGCCCACCGTCGAGTGGTGGTGGAAAATACGAGTCGAATACAACATCATGACCGAAACCCCCGCCGGCTACATCATCGACGAGGACTACATCAACACCATCATCGAAAACCTCCGCAAAGAAGACCCAATAACCGAGGTCTAA
- a CDS encoding SLC13 family permease — protein sequence MSSVTDQPAAPAPPVEKTEKGPARTRTKPVAFALAFVALIAVLLLPMETIGWQGQIALGMLAFAVIMWVSEAVSYPVSSVLIIALISLLVGLSPDPDNPDELFGTSSALGIALNGFSTSAVALVAAALALATAMQATGLHRRIALYVLKIAGEKVSHIVVGAIAISIILAFFVPSATARAGAVVPILLGMVAAFGLAVNSKLSALLVITATQAVSIWNVGIKTAAAQNLVAVGFIEDQMGVTVSWGQWFIWAAPWSVLMSIALFFIMRAAIKPEVESIKGGRKLVEDQLSEMGPMTGAEKRLTTIAVVLLVFWATEGILHPIDSSVITIVAIGLMLLPVVGVMNWKYAQENINWGTLVVFAVGISLGSFLLNTGAAAWLSEQTFGLLGLDAMPILATIAIVSLFNILIHLGFASATSLASALIPVFIALAATLDLPNGGLGFVIIQQFVISFGFLLPISAPQNMLAYGTGAFSTKQFLKAGIPLTVVGYLLILLLSATYWNWIGLV from the coding sequence GTGAGTTCAGTAACAGACCAGCCCGCCGCCCCCGCGCCGCCCGTAGAAAAAACTGAAAAGGGGCCGGCCCGCACACGCACCAAACCCGTCGCCTTCGCTCTCGCCTTCGTCGCACTGATCGCTGTCTTGCTGCTGCCGATGGAGACCATCGGCTGGCAGGGGCAGATCGCCCTCGGTATGTTGGCCTTCGCCGTCATCATGTGGGTGTCCGAGGCCGTGAGCTACCCCGTCAGCTCGGTGTTGATCATCGCGCTCATCTCGTTGCTTGTCGGGCTTTCGCCCGACCCGGACAACCCCGACGAACTCTTCGGCACGAGCAGCGCTCTGGGGATCGCGCTGAACGGCTTTTCCACCTCGGCGGTCGCGCTCGTCGCCGCGGCGCTCGCGCTCGCCACGGCCATGCAGGCGACCGGTCTGCACCGGCGCATCGCCCTCTACGTGCTGAAGATCGCGGGGGAGAAGGTCTCCCACATCGTCGTCGGCGCCATCGCCATCTCGATCATCCTCGCCTTCTTCGTTCCCTCGGCGACCGCTCGCGCGGGCGCCGTGGTGCCCATCCTGCTGGGCATGGTCGCGGCCTTCGGCCTGGCGGTCAACTCGAAGCTCTCCGCCCTGCTGGTCATCACCGCCACTCAGGCTGTGTCCATCTGGAATGTCGGTATCAAGACCGCGGCCGCGCAGAACCTAGTGGCCGTCGGCTTCATCGAGGACCAGATGGGGGTCACCGTGTCCTGGGGGCAGTGGTTCATCTGGGCGGCACCCTGGTCAGTCCTCATGTCCATCGCACTGTTTTTCATCATGCGCGCAGCCATCAAGCCCGAGGTGGAATCCATCAAGGGCGGCCGCAAGCTCGTGGAAGATCAGCTCTCTGAGATGGGCCCCATGACCGGGGCGGAAAAGCGGCTGACCACCATCGCCGTCGTGCTGCTGGTCTTCTGGGCCACCGAGGGGATCCTCCACCCGATCGATTCCTCGGTCATCACCATCGTCGCCATCGGCCTCATGCTCCTGCCGGTGGTGGGGGTCATGAACTGGAAGTACGCCCAGGAAAACATCAACTGGGGCACCCTCGTGGTCTTCGCGGTGGGCATCTCGCTCGGCTCCTTCCTGCTCAACACCGGGGCCGCGGCGTGGCTGTCGGAGCAGACCTTCGGCTTGCTCGGGCTGGATGCCATGCCGATCCTCGCCACGATCGCCATCGTGTCCCTGTTCAACATCCTCATCCACCTCGGTTTCGCTTCCGCCACGTCGCTGGCCTCCGCGCTGATCCCGGTGTTCATCGCCCTCGCCGCCACACTCGACCTGCCGAACGGCGGGCTGGGCTTCGTCATCATCCAGCAGTTTGTGATCAGCTTCGGCTTCCTGTTGCCGATCTCCGCGCCGCAGAACATGCTGGCCTACGGGACGGGCGCGTTCAGCACGAAGCAGTTCCTCAAGGCGGGTATCCCGCTGACCGTCGTTGGCTACCTGCTCATCCTGCTGCTGTCTGCGACCTACTGGAACTGGATCGGACTGGTGTAG
- a CDS encoding DUF2200 domain-containing protein produces MDDTLARVGGYRFGDIYANYLAKVERKGRSQGELDDVLTWLTGHTTDGLHAAAESGETLREFFASAPRLNPHATLITGVVCGVRVEEITDPLMQRIRWMDKVVDELARGKKIENILRSPR; encoded by the coding sequence ATGGACGACACACTCGCGCGGGTCGGTGGCTATCGCTTCGGCGACATCTACGCCAACTACCTCGCCAAGGTAGAGAGGAAGGGCAGGAGCCAGGGGGAGCTTGACGACGTCCTGACCTGGCTCACCGGGCACACAACGGACGGTCTGCACGCCGCGGCCGAGTCCGGGGAAACCCTGCGCGAGTTCTTCGCCTCCGCGCCACGTCTCAACCCCCACGCCACCCTCATCACCGGCGTGGTCTGCGGGGTACGCGTGGAGGAGATCACCGATCCGCTGATGCAGCGGATCCGCTGGATGGACAAGGTGGTCGACGAGCTCGCCCGCGGGAAGAAGATCGAGAACATCCTGCGTTCGCCCCGCTGA
- a CDS encoding YihY/virulence factor BrkB family protein — translation MQRPDAASRRADLVQPYGTQHVEAVTPPEDLPDPLAWRGNRLSWPGLHLVVRRAVADFSVDDVVDRAASLTYYTVLAVAPMILAIYSLVLLLLPRDGGEAPLLLTDLVQNYVPEALQEEAMGLLATIVGSPSDSTIALVISIAVTLLSASAYVRSFSRNANVIYGREEGRTFAMTWLTMWLVTLVMAVGVLLLLVGLVARESVFTGVVAPLARPFGLEEEVENLVLVFLPVWDWLRYPVVALIALGLLSVLYQVTPNVRRGRFRPVTYGSFLAFFVSSLIWVGFSWYVTVVGVQSAYGAFGTVLMVLVLVWVMNIVLVVGVKIDAEVLRAKELQVGYDSERVIQAPPKSAASVRIRLRTQRRLDRIAEKVKNRRRENL, via the coding sequence ATGCAACGCCCCGACGCCGCCTCCCGCCGTGCCGACCTCGTCCAGCCCTACGGCACCCAGCACGTGGAGGCGGTCACGCCCCCCGAAGATCTGCCCGACCCGTTAGCGTGGCGGGGCAACCGACTGAGCTGGCCGGGGCTGCACCTCGTGGTGCGAAGGGCGGTGGCTGACTTCTCCGTCGACGACGTCGTCGACCGCGCGGCGAGCCTGACGTACTACACGGTGCTCGCCGTTGCGCCGATGATTTTGGCGATCTACTCGCTCGTGTTGCTGCTGCTGCCCCGCGACGGCGGCGAGGCGCCGCTCCTGCTCACTGATCTGGTCCAAAATTACGTGCCGGAGGCTTTGCAAGAAGAAGCGATGGGCCTGCTCGCAACCATCGTCGGCTCGCCCTCCGACAGCACTATCGCGCTGGTCATCTCCATTGCGGTGACGCTGCTGTCGGCCTCGGCCTACGTCCGCTCCTTTTCCCGCAACGCCAATGTGATCTACGGCCGTGAGGAGGGCAGGACGTTCGCGATGACGTGGCTGACAATGTGGCTGGTCACGCTCGTGATGGCGGTCGGAGTGCTGCTCTTGCTCGTGGGGCTCGTCGCCCGAGAGTCCGTTTTTACCGGGGTCGTGGCGCCGCTCGCACGTCCCTTCGGACTCGAAGAGGAGGTGGAGAACCTCGTGCTCGTGTTTCTTCCGGTGTGGGATTGGCTGCGTTACCCTGTCGTCGCCCTGATCGCCCTCGGGTTACTTTCCGTGCTCTACCAGGTGACCCCGAATGTACGACGGGGGAGGTTTCGGCCCGTGACCTACGGCTCCTTTCTCGCGTTCTTCGTCAGCTCCCTGATCTGGGTCGGGTTCTCGTGGTACGTGACCGTGGTCGGGGTGCAAAGCGCCTACGGGGCCTTCGGGACCGTGCTCATGGTCCTCGTTCTGGTGTGGGTGATGAATATCGTGCTGGTGGTCGGGGTCAAGATCGACGCGGAGGTGCTGCGGGCGAAAGAGCTCCAGGTGGGGTACGACTCGGAACGCGTCATTCAGGCGCCGCCGAAGTCCGCGGCTTCGGTCCGCATCCGGTTGCGGACACAGCGCCGGCTGGACCGGATCGCGGAGAAGGTGAAGAACCGTCGCCGCGAAAATCTGTAG
- a CDS encoding SDR family oxidoreductase has product MTNLIDPRDKYPRVSPPDQSQSHPGLETKADPVPDIGLDSYEGSGRLAGRKALITGGDSGIGAAVAVAYAREGADVAIAYMPEEQPDADRVIAAIEKAGRTAVAIPGDLRDAQTCVETVTTAVDKLGGLDILVNNASRQIYHEDILDITDEDFDETMKSNLYSSFRVTKEAVKHLPAGSSIIFTSSIQAYDPSETLLDYAMTKAAMNNFAKGLSMALLPTRGIRVNAVAPGPIWTVIQPSHGQPPEKVQKFGHGSETGRAGQPAELAGAYVYLASEDASYVSGSTLSVTGGALTP; this is encoded by the coding sequence ATGACGAACCTCATTGACCCCCGCGACAAGTACCCTCGCGTCTCGCCGCCGGACCAGTCCCAGAGCCACCCCGGCCTGGAAACCAAGGCGGACCCCGTGCCTGACATTGGGCTCGACTCCTACGAGGGCAGCGGCAGGCTGGCCGGGCGCAAGGCGCTCATCACCGGCGGTGACTCCGGTATCGGCGCCGCCGTCGCCGTTGCCTACGCCCGCGAGGGGGCGGACGTGGCCATTGCCTACATGCCGGAGGAGCAGCCGGACGCAGACCGGGTCATCGCTGCCATCGAAAAGGCCGGGCGCACCGCCGTGGCCATCCCCGGCGACCTGCGGGACGCGCAAACGTGCGTGGAGACGGTCACCACTGCCGTCGACAAGCTCGGCGGGCTGGACATTTTGGTCAACAACGCCTCCCGGCAGATCTACCACGAGGACATCCTTGACATCACCGACGAGGATTTCGACGAGACAATGAAGTCCAACCTCTACTCGTCTTTCCGAGTGACGAAGGAGGCGGTCAAGCACCTGCCGGCGGGCTCCTCGATCATCTTCACCTCTTCGATCCAGGCCTACGACCCCTCCGAGACGCTGTTGGACTACGCCATGACCAAGGCGGCGATGAACAACTTCGCCAAGGGGCTGTCCATGGCGCTGCTTCCCACGCGAGGCATCCGCGTCAACGCCGTCGCGCCGGGCCCCATTTGGACGGTGATCCAGCCGAGCCATGGGCAGCCGCCGGAGAAGGTCCAGAAGTTCGGTCACGGATCCGAGACCGGCAGGGCGGGCCAGCCCGCGGAGCTCGCGGGCGCCTACGTCTACCTCGCCTCCGAGGACGCCTCCTACGTTTCCGGGTCGACGCTGTCGGTCACCGGAGGGGCCCTGACGCCCTAG
- a CDS encoding patatin-like phospholipase family protein, protein MIDARDTALIFEGGGMRNSYTSPCVVTLIEHDVQFGWVGGVSAGATHTVNYLSRDVRRARESFVDFANNPSFGGVSSLLRGNGYFNAEFIYERSADADLPFDYDAFEANPAHMNIAATRADTGESVHFTREDIHDRADMNSFVRASSTLPLIMPMRYIGGVPYVDGALGTSGGISIAEAEDAGYEKFLFVGTKPRDYVRPQVGRPNMVRRVLRRTPAVAQALIDRPDRYNASKQRLLELEQEGRAHLFFPEDMQVSSTERNVEKLRANFAAGERQMGAEWAAWEDFLTRG, encoded by the coding sequence ATGATTGATGCCCGCGACACAGCACTGATTTTCGAGGGCGGCGGGATGCGCAATTCCTACACCTCGCCGTGCGTGGTCACGCTCATTGAGCACGACGTGCAGTTCGGGTGGGTCGGGGGAGTCTCTGCTGGGGCGACGCACACCGTCAACTACCTCTCGCGCGACGTGCGCCGCGCGCGGGAGAGCTTCGTCGACTTCGCCAACAACCCCAGCTTTGGGGGTGTGTCGTCGCTTCTGCGCGGTAACGGCTACTTCAACGCTGAGTTCATCTACGAGCGCTCCGCCGACGCCGATCTCCCCTTCGATTACGACGCCTTCGAGGCCAACCCGGCCCACATGAACATCGCGGCGACCAGGGCGGACACGGGAGAGTCCGTGCACTTCACGCGAGAGGACATCCACGATCGCGCCGACATGAACAGCTTTGTGCGCGCCTCCTCGACGCTGCCGCTCATTATGCCGATGCGCTACATCGGGGGCGTGCCCTACGTCGACGGGGCGCTCGGCACCTCGGGCGGTATTTCCATCGCGGAGGCGGAGGACGCGGGATACGAGAAGTTCCTGTTCGTGGGCACGAAGCCGCGCGACTACGTGCGGCCGCAGGTGGGGCGGCCGAACATGGTGCGCCGCGTCCTGCGCCGCACCCCGGCCGTCGCGCAGGCGCTCATCGACCGCCCCGATCGCTACAACGCCTCCAAGCAGCGCCTCCTCGAGCTGGAGCAGGAGGGCCGCGCCCACCTGTTCTTCCCCGAGGACATGCAGGTCAGCTCCACGGAGCGCAACGTGGAGAAGCTGCGCGCCAACTTCGCCGCCGGCGAGCGCCAGATGGGCGCGGAATGGGCCGCGTGGGAGGACTTCCTCACCCGCGGGTAG
- a CDS encoding inositol-3-phosphate synthase — MGSNKVRVAIAGVGNCATSLIQGVEYYRNTPPEEKVPGLMHVKLGDYHVGDVEFVAAFEVDADKVGKDLAEATESGMNCTIKIADVPDLGVTVQRGPTYDGLGEHYLSAIEESPADPVDVAQALRSANADVLVSYLPVGSEQANRYYAQAAIDAGCAFVNALPVFIASDPEWAQKFTDAGVPIIGDDIKSQVGATITHRVLAKLFEDRGVRLERTMQLNVGGNMDFKNMLDRNRLESKKISKTQAVTSNLSQGPIAGKVEDRNVHIGPSDYVQWLDDRKWAYVRLEGTAFGDVPLNLEYKLEVWDSPNSAGVIIDAIRLAKIALDRGLAGPVEPASSYLMKSPPVQLADDEARARLEAFIAG, encoded by the coding sequence ATGGGAAGCAACAAGGTCAGGGTCGCCATCGCGGGCGTGGGCAATTGCGCCACCTCCCTCATCCAGGGGGTCGAGTACTACAGGAACACCCCGCCCGAGGAGAAGGTGCCCGGGCTGATGCACGTGAAACTGGGTGACTACCACGTTGGCGACGTCGAATTCGTCGCCGCCTTCGAGGTGGACGCCGACAAGGTGGGCAAGGACTTAGCGGAGGCCACCGAGTCCGGCATGAACTGCACGATCAAAATCGCAGACGTCCCCGACCTCGGCGTTACGGTCCAGCGCGGCCCGACGTACGACGGCCTCGGCGAGCACTATCTTTCCGCCATCGAGGAGTCCCCCGCAGACCCCGTTGACGTGGCGCAGGCGCTCCGCAGCGCCAACGCCGACGTCCTGGTGTCCTACCTGCCGGTCGGCTCCGAACAGGCCAATCGGTATTACGCGCAAGCCGCCATCGACGCGGGCTGCGCGTTCGTCAACGCGCTGCCGGTATTCATCGCCTCGGACCCCGAGTGGGCGCAAAAGTTCACCGACGCCGGCGTGCCGATCATCGGCGACGACATCAAGAGCCAGGTCGGCGCCACCATCACCCACCGCGTGCTGGCCAAGCTCTTCGAGGACCGGGGCGTGCGCCTGGAGCGCACGATGCAGCTCAACGTGGGCGGCAACATGGACTTCAAGAACATGCTGGACCGCAACCGGCTGGAGTCCAAAAAGATCTCCAAAACCCAGGCCGTGACCTCGAACCTGTCGCAGGGGCCCATCGCGGGCAAGGTGGAGGACCGCAACGTGCACATCGGCCCGTCGGACTACGTCCAGTGGCTCGACGACCGCAAGTGGGCCTACGTCCGCCTCGAGGGGACGGCCTTCGGGGACGTGCCGCTCAACCTGGAGTACAAGTTGGAGGTGTGGGACTCCCCGAACTCCGCGGGTGTCATCATCGACGCCATCCGCCTCGCCAAGATCGCGCTCGACCGCGGCCTCGCGGGCCCGGTGGAGCCGGCTTCCTCGTACCTGATGAAGTCCCCGCCGGTCCAGCTCGCCGACGACGAGGCCCGCGCACGCCTCGAGGCGTTCATCGCGGGCTAG
- a CDS encoding peptide chain release factor 3, whose product MSTVSEAARRRTFAVIAHPDAGKSTLTEALALHAHVISEAGAVHGKGNRKSTVSDWMEMEKDRGISIASSALQFEYLPEGAGTGEPYVINLVDTPGHADFSEDTYRVLSAVDAAVMLIDAAKGLEPQTLKLFRVCKARGLPIVTVINKWDRVGREPLELVDEIVTEIDLQPTPLYWPVGEAGDFRGLAHINAEGEADNYIHFIRTAGGSTIAPEEHFSPAEALAREEGAWETAVEEAELLAADGAVHNQELFEQCVTSPVIFASAMLNFGVHQILDTLCAIAPAPAGRDSDETAVEASTSAMDARRELGDDFSGVVFKVQAGMDKNHRDTLAFMRVVSGEFDRGMQVTHAQSGRSFSTKYALTVFGRTRDTVETAYPGDIIGLVNAGALAPGDTIFAGRKVQFPPMPQFAPEHFRTLRAKSLGKYKQFRKALDQLDAEGVVQILRNDLRGDAAPVMAAVGPMQFEVMQARMENEYNVETVTEPVPYSVARRTDAESAPELGRQRGVEIFTRSDGELIALFGDKWKLAFIEKELPSLTMEPLVAD is encoded by the coding sequence ATGAGCACCGTTTCCGAGGCCGCGCGCCGCCGCACTTTCGCCGTCATCGCCCACCCCGACGCCGGTAAGTCCACGCTGACAGAGGCGCTGGCTTTGCACGCTCACGTGATCTCCGAGGCGGGTGCCGTGCACGGCAAAGGCAACCGCAAGTCCACCGTCTCCGACTGGATGGAGATGGAAAAAGACCGCGGCATCTCCATCGCCTCCTCGGCGCTGCAGTTCGAGTACCTCCCCGAGGGCGCCGGCACCGGCGAGCCCTACGTGATCAACCTCGTGGACACCCCGGGCCACGCCGATTTCTCCGAGGACACCTACCGCGTCCTCTCGGCCGTCGACGCCGCCGTCATGCTCATCGACGCCGCCAAGGGCCTCGAGCCCCAAACGCTCAAGCTTTTCCGCGTGTGCAAGGCGCGGGGGCTGCCCATCGTCACCGTGATCAACAAGTGGGACAGGGTCGGGCGCGAGCCGCTCGAGCTTGTCGACGAAATCGTCACCGAAATCGACCTGCAGCCCACTCCCCTCTACTGGCCCGTCGGCGAGGCCGGGGACTTCCGGGGCCTGGCCCACATCAACGCCGAGGGAGAAGCGGACAACTACATCCACTTCATCCGCACCGCGGGTGGCTCGACGATCGCCCCGGAGGAGCACTTCTCCCCGGCGGAGGCGCTCGCCCGCGAGGAAGGCGCATGGGAGACAGCCGTCGAGGAGGCGGAGCTGCTGGCGGCCGATGGCGCCGTGCACAACCAGGAGCTCTTCGAGCAGTGCGTTACCTCCCCGGTCATCTTCGCCTCCGCGATGCTCAACTTCGGGGTGCACCAGATCCTGGATACACTGTGCGCCATCGCCCCCGCCCCGGCCGGCAGGGACTCGGACGAGACGGCGGTGGAGGCGTCGACAAGCGCGATGGATGCCCGCCGCGAGCTCGGCGACGACTTTTCTGGGGTCGTGTTCAAGGTGCAGGCCGGTATGGATAAAAACCACCGCGACACGCTCGCGTTCATGCGCGTGGTCTCCGGGGAGTTCGACCGCGGGATGCAGGTCACGCACGCCCAGTCGGGCCGCAGCTTTTCCACGAAGTACGCCCTCACCGTCTTCGGACGCACCCGCGACACCGTCGAGACCGCCTACCCCGGCGACATCATCGGCCTGGTCAACGCCGGTGCGCTGGCGCCGGGCGACACCATCTTCGCCGGCCGGAAGGTGCAGTTCCCGCCCATGCCTCAGTTCGCCCCCGAGCACTTCCGCACCCTCCGGGCGAAATCCCTGGGCAAGTACAAGCAGTTCCGCAAGGCGCTGGACCAGCTCGACGCCGAGGGCGTGGTCCAGATCTTGCGCAACGACCTGCGCGGCGACGCCGCCCCCGTCATGGCGGCCGTCGGCCCGATGCAGTTCGAGGTCATGCAGGCGCGCATGGAAAACGAGTACAACGTGGAAACCGTCACCGAGCCCGTGCCCTACTCCGTGGCCCGGCGCACCGACGCGGAATCAGCCCCCGAGCTCGGCCGCCAGCGCGGGGTGGAGATTTTCACCCGGTCCGACGGCGAGCTGATCGCCCTGTTCGGCGACAAGTGGAAGCTGGCCTTCATCGAAAAGGAGCTCCCGAGCCTGACCATGGAGCCGCTCGTCGCGGACTAG
- the pth gene encoding aminoacyl-tRNA hydrolase → MPGFLARFFRSRPAPLPEARWLVMGLGNPGEKYAASRHNVGYMAVEEALEQRGCSLQPVRGIKAHLAVSGDVAYARPTTYMNESGQAVGPLAQRLSVPAQRIVVLHDELDLPPGTVRLRRGGSENGHNGLKSLSEHLGTRDYIRVRIGIGRPPAGTAVPEWVLSAIEGDPAAQIATAAKAAHLVVAEGLSKAQNVIHSR, encoded by the coding sequence ATGCCCGGATTCCTCGCGCGCTTCTTTCGGTCCCGCCCTGCCCCGCTTCCCGAAGCACGCTGGCTGGTTATGGGGCTGGGCAACCCAGGCGAAAAGTACGCCGCCAGCCGCCACAACGTGGGGTACATGGCCGTAGAGGAAGCCCTGGAGCAGCGCGGCTGCAGCCTGCAGCCGGTGCGCGGGATCAAGGCACACCTCGCCGTGTCCGGCGACGTCGCCTACGCCCGGCCCACCACCTATATGAACGAATCCGGCCAGGCAGTTGGCCCGCTGGCGCAACGCCTCTCGGTGCCGGCGCAGCGTATCGTCGTGCTGCACGACGAACTCGACCTGCCGCCGGGCACCGTGCGCCTGCGCCGCGGGGGCAGCGAAAACGGCCACAACGGGCTGAAATCGCTCAGCGAGCACTTGGGCACCCGCGACTACATCCGGGTGCGCATCGGCATCGGCCGCCCGCCGGCCGGGACGGCCGTGCCGGAGTGGGTGCTCTCCGCCATCGAAGGCGACCCCGCGGCCCAGATCGCCACCGCAGCGAAGGCGGCGCACCTCGTCGTTGCCGAGGGGCTGAGTAAGGCCCAAAACGTCATCCACTCCCGGTAG